ACCACCCAATGCCTTGGCCACCTTCTGTTGAACAAGGATGGCATGAATTCTTCGTCGCCAAATCCCAAAATCTCCTTTGCCGTCGAAGCGCTCCACATCAATTCTTGTTGTCATCGTTGTTTNATGATAATATGGATGAGTTCAACAAGTTGTTACTTGACCTTGAAAACATTGGGATCAAGATCAATGATGAGGATAAAGCCATTATCCTTTTGAACTCTCTTCCAAAATCCTATTCTACTTTCGTTGAAACTCTAAAATANGTAAAACAAGAAAAGGAAGAACACGGGAATTACGTGGTTCGATCAAATTGAACTACATCCACGGGAGAAGGAAAAGTAATTTTATTCAGCTTCGATTTGATTACAAGGATCAGAAAGAAACAGAAACTCAAAACCCCATAACAAAACTTCGATTCCTTCTTGAATCAATAGGTGTCATTCTATTCAACTCTGCACTTTCGTTTCTTATTATGTTTTGCTCCTGATCCGGCTTCTGCTAGTCACCACAATCAGCTGACTTGTATCTCCTCTTTTCCAAGTCTTCTTGGCAGTTATCAACGGCTTTCTGTTGGTTGATACACTGGTTCCAGCTGCCACGCTTCTTGACTCTTTATTAAGTCATGCATTGACCTCAGAAGAGTTGACCAACATATTTGCCTTACAGTTCTAGAAGGGCAACTGAAGCTGGACCCAGAGTGGATACTGttgtttatttgtttatagGATCAACCATCTCTGATGAACCAGCGGTAGAAAATGTTTGGCACCATGGTCTTGTAGGAGCCAAAGGAACCGAAATGAATTGACTAATCATCAAGCACGGTTTTTAATTCTTCCAGATGATGAATTAGTTAACATTCGATACAACTCCTTGCCAAGCTTATCCAGTGAAAAGAAAAGTGATTTGTTTGAACAGACTGTGCACAAAAGAGGCCGTGACAGAAATCAATAAATTGTTCGCTATGCCAATGGATTTCTAAAAACTTGTGAGGTACATGGCACGGTTTGCTTGTGGATTTGTTCACTTGTTTCATTTTTCGGCCCATTTAATCTCCCAAAGCGTAGATTGGCTTTCTGGATTTTTGCTCGTGGGAAATTTTTGACAAAAGATCGTCAATCTTATATTCCAGGTAAGTTTTGTGTCCTTTGCAAACAATTGGTTGAGTCATTTGAGCATTTGTTTTTCTCATGCCAAAAAACAATAGAGGCATCAGATAAGATTCGAGAGTGGTTGTGGATGAAGAGACTCATGGGGTCGGCTCATGCTTTGCTTCGAGCGTTTAGGAGTCAGTATCGAGGGTCATCCGAAGTTATGAAGATCCGCAATTGCAACTAGTATATATCATATTTGAGATATGaggaacaaaaaattatttgacgATTATATCACAATTAACCACACGTCATCTTGAGAAAAGtccaaattttgatttatagGATACATAACTCAGATTGAAGATGTAGCCTATGCCTCTTTGTATTTAGATGGAGCCTTAGGATTTGGTGTCGATTGAGTTTGTATTGATTATTATCTCCTGAAAATGTCCAGTGTATTTGTACAAAACATTTTTACCTCTTTTTAATggaaatttatttcattaaaaaaaattatgaatcttTGACCATGAGATTGCTAAAAGACCAAGGTTCGatttcatattttaacataaaaataaaagaatgattATAATTTCCCCTGCAATATGTAATGTACAACTATACATTTCAAGAAACACAAATGAAAAAAGGCCTCTCACTTACTATTTGAACTTCACGTATCTATCTAGCTACCCACAGCTCACAAAATCTCGAGTTCTGCCCACCAAAGAGGTGATGCTTTCGGGATTGCCCCTTCGGGTTCAATCCCTGTTATTTCTCTCAATCTCACACAAACTTCATTCATAACGGGTCTCTGTCTCCAATCAGGATCAACACACGATCTTATCAAACCATCAATAAGTTGAAGCTGATCTTCACGACATGTTTTCAGAGTAGGATCAATAGTTTCTCTCAAAGACTGTTCTCCCCTCAGATAATCTGAAGCCCAGTCTTGGAGCGAATCACTACTACCTACAGCGTACGGGAGTTTACCAGTAATAATCTCAAATAGCACAACTCCAAAACTATAAACATTACTTGAAATATTTGGTTCAGTTCCAGCTGCAGCCTTTTCGACCAAGAAAACAAAATCTGCTAATTTTGTTGCATAATCTTCAGTGAGATATATAGAAGAGGAAGTTAAGTTTTTGTGGGCTAGTGATGGTGTCAATGAATGCATGTGTTCGAGACAGTATGCAACGCCCATCGCTATTCTTAATCGTGCTTCCCAGTCCAAGTGTTCAGCTTCTCTTACTGTAGAATTCACAAGAGTTGGAcgaaattatgaaatgattgATAAGAATAGAATCACCATATCAACAATGAATAGaccaaatttaaatttatataccAAGAAAAAATCAAGAGATCTATATACTCACTGTGGATATGCTCGAAGAGGGTTCCATTGGGAGCATACTCGAAAATAATCATCCTAGTGAAAGGCTCCTCTTCCTCACAATATCCAAGTAAGCTAACAAAATTCTTGTGATTTACTTTCGATAATGTGTCGATCTGAGACAAATGACAAGCCAAATTGAGtttcaaaacaaaaagaaaaaaaagaattacCATGACCGGCATGAAAAATGACCACGTGTTCCAGCTAGCAATTATCAAAATATGGAATACCAAATCAAGAGTCAACATTATATAAAAGGTACCTTCTTTCTAAACTGAGCTTCCAAACTATTCGACCACTCTTTTGCAGATCCCGTTGCAATAGATGCGACAGCTATCTCAACTCCGCTAGACAAGGTACCCTTATACAGCGTGCGGACTGAAGAAGAGCTAATCACATTGCTAAAATCTTCACAAGCAACCTCAAGTTCAGATCTCTTAAGTTTCGGGACCCCTGAAGTaccaaatatataaaatctatTAATTAAGAATAATATGATCAATAATAGTTCtaatgataatttttaaaagttgatTAAACTCTCAAGACTACAAATTGTCGTTCAAGGGCTTTATACATGtgcatttttatataaaagGCTAGCAAAACATTAAACATTTTACGTAACAACATTACCAGTTACAAATGCTCTCCTCAATGGTCCACTTAGTCCAGTAGCCCAGGGATTTACGGCAGCAACCTTACCACTCTTGCAATAGAAGAAGCAAACAACTAAAAGTAGGAAAAATACAGGACCTCCAATGGCGGGATACAATATAAGAAGTTGACGACGCCTCTTAGAATTTCCAGTTGATGTGCCAGGACTTTCTGTTTGGTTAGGAAGCAAAGGAGGAGAAACACGTGTGACGGGAGAGAGGGAAGGAGAAGAGGATGGTGCTAATGTAGCTGGAGATGGAGACGGAGACGGAGATGGGGAAGATGAATTTCTCATTGTGGGTATTGGTGGGGGTAGAAATCTCCACCCTCGCCTCCGTGCTCTAGGAGTTTCTTGTAACAATTTTCTTTGTGGCGCTTCCCTTTTCCCCAGTGAATCCCTGTGAACAAGGCAAGGAAAATTTCATCTTGAAAAGTGAAAACTTTGAATCTTAATCAGGAGGAACACTGATATTATATACAAAAAAACAATGGAAAGCCTTGTTTGCGTTGTCAAAAAGCATCTTCTGTTTCTAAAAAAACATGTGATTTATTCAGTGTGTCGGGCCAAAATGAGATATCATTGAACTACAAGAATTGGGGTAGACAAACATTATTGCATAGTTACAACATGAGGGCGAACGCGTTAAACAGTACCAATTTAACAATCAGCTGAAATTTATCGGACTGAGACTAAAAGTGTGCATGGCATTACTAATTTTCCTCACTGaatcattaaataaatatatgaatgaataaacttcaattcaaatttattatcCTAGATTATAATGAGAATGGAAGTTCACACGTGCTGAAGAGTTACCACAAGATTGAATTGCTGTTCCTTGTGGGGCCGGATAACAACTCTTCTTCAACTTGAACTTCAGATAGCTTTTGGAGTTCATAAATTTCAGCATATGTGCTGCTAAGAAACTCGTTATTGTCTAGCAAACTGCATTAAACAGAAAGTAAGCATTaacaagatcaagaaaaaagatAATTTCAACAAGAATATCTAGTTTCATTGCAAACTTACAGGATTGCCAATGAGAAATTATTGCCAAGCTGATATGGAACCTCTCCACTGAAGTTATTGCATCCAAGGTCTAATATCTCTAATTCCTTTAATTTTGCTAACTTTTCGGGGATTACGCCATAAAAAGAATTGTTGCGCAAGATTCTATCAAAAAACCGAAGTAAACAAAAATGCaagaaaacatatattttcaataaGAAATCAATAAGTTGCATCTTACATGGATTTCAGGTGAACCAAGTTCCCTAAATCAGGAGCCAAGGTACCTCTCAGACAGAGATCTTCCAGGTTCCTagagataaatgataaaaaaaaaacatgacatacctaatataaaaaaaagaataattgtttttaagtgAGGATGTAAACGCTGATAATAATTCAGTTTTTAGTTGATTTGATCGATGGAGGAAGTTTTTTTTGCAGTTTACTTCACTGTTCAACTAGATAGGAAGAAAATAATTCAATCCACATCATTGAATCTAACTCATGCTAATACCATAAAAAACATGCAATGCACCCCCATACACATTAACCAATTTagatagaaaatataatttgaaattgaaatgatCGTAACCACAAAAGCATCTAAAAAATTCAATTACAAATTAACTTTTCATTTTGTTTCAAGTGGTTGCTAGTGCCGCATGTGCAAGGAAGTGTGTAACTGTGTGCGTGCGATCGATGCAGTAGCACAAATGAGAAAGTGGTAGAGCTTTAGTGTAGCTTTCACTCCTATAATAGATTCTTCGATAGGATTACACGATGCTTCCACAATATCGAACGACAGTCAGAGGGGTCAAGTAGATGGGAGCCTTGTAGTAAACTACAAATTCACTAAAGTCAGGTGGCTAGGCAGCAATTCATATACATAGAAGTTCGACGTACAAAAAAATCCCAGCAAACCATTAAGTACTAGTATAATCTAAGTTCTGTTTGTTATATCTCCAGCTATAGCCTGTAATCCAAAATTCAAGAGCACAAATTGATCGGTAATTGTATATGTGAACCCCCTAAATCCAATATTTTTCCTTCAATAATTTTTGCGTGCCCAACAATGCCTGATTGTCAATATCTACCTACATCTAGAGGTTATATATGAAAAATCAACATACCAACATTCATTTTCAGTCATTCAATCAATTTTCCTTCTGTGAAGTTCCTTATTATATACCCAATTACAAGACAAGATGCTCATGAAATTGCGGGTAAAACAACATCCAGAAACGGTCAAAAAAACGGAAATCCAAAACTAAAAAAAGGAAAATCCTCCCTTCAACATTAGGAAAATTTCATTCCTGTGAAGTCAAAATCAGAAAACAATAAGCATTTGGAGCAGTAATTTACTTACAAAGCCACAACATATCCTTCTGAGCATCCAACTCCAAACCATAAACATGGACTGTCTATTCCTACTTCATCAATCCAATTTGACAAAGCCCCGAATGGATCACTCATCACGTTCTCTTTAAACCTCAGTAAAGCCACACCTAAAACACACATACAAATTGAGAATAAACAAActaactaaaacttaaaaaacaagcttcaacttctttgacaacttaaaacttgaaaaaaaaatatatttaaaatcataacaaaGATAGATCAAATAACTGAAAAGttgaaaaagaaatatttaaaaatcataacaagGATAGATCAAATAAAGCTCGCACCTTCATCATTGAGGGACAAGCAAATTGTTAAGTTCTGCAGACATAGACAGCATATCGCTACTGCCGCCAGGAGACTATTTTTAGATCTCCAAAACtctttcatttcatcaaaaactaaaacaaaCCCACGATTATTTGTCAACAAATATAATAACTAAAAGTTTCTTGAGAAAATCTTCGCCGCAGATTGAGTTGACTCGGACAATGCACCCACTAGAATAGAAATCGGAGCACCAAAATTAGAGGGTCCTGGTGGGATGACAATGGTTGATTTTGCACCGGATGTGTGTTATAGAATTGTCCCCAATAGCAATAATACAAAGTCCGTTTCTTGAAAAACGCGTAGGACTTGTATTTAGCAGAACAGAAACCTcaaacaacggttttatttgacTTAAAAAATTAGCTAAAAAGAAGGCCGGAAAAGGAAAAAGGTAGTTCAACTAGATCGCATAGTATTTTGCCAGAACGGATTCATATTATATGCTGGAAATTTCCAGGATTCATCCCAGGTTGCCGTGTTGGAGAATTACTTTTCAAAGGCTAAATATTGCACCGCTAAGGTCCAAATTAATATTAAGAACAAGCCTGCCGAGGGAAAAACCTTAATCTTTGATGTATCGCTGAAACAGTCGTTGATACGAATTAAAAAATCAAGATGATGTGTATGATTGTTATTTATATGGAATTATTAATTTGGTTGTACTTTTTAGAAACAAGCCTGCTGAGGCCCTGAGGGATAAACCTTAAACtagttttttttccctttttttatttaatttgattaatgcattttattttaatttttaatactcTTTATTTTgaggttttaattatatatttttgtacaCAAATTATGACTCCCGAAtattttgcatcttttttacacaaaaactcttgcgACACGGTCTTACatatcaatttcgtgggtcgaatgtcttatttgagtcatccatgaaaaagtattactttttatgctaatagtattacttttttattgtgaatatcgatagaattGACTCGTATctgattcgtgagatcgtctcacaaaagacctactttcttttttaatatgttattaGAGATTTATTGATCAAACAACCTTCTAAGATATTGAGAcgatataaacaaaaaatacctAAAAGTCATTGTCTCGACactctattttaattttttttcgagttttgaaattatttaaatattgtaaATACGTTTTAGAGTTAATAATTTGACTGAAGAAAATCAtccaaatgcataaaaaaaagttataattttgtattaaaaacAAACATTTCAATACATACTAATAtaaaaaactttcaaaaatttctcaatTTCGTTTTCttacaatatttttaatatgtaaTACTAAAAACAAACTGTCATCGAATATGGATTAGCTTCTTCATTCACATgcagaaaaaagaaaatggtGGAAACAAAACGAATCAAATATTGTCTTCTTCTTCGATCATATCACATGCCGCCACCCTATCACGTCCTTTTCACTGTTTCATCGTCTTCTTCTTGCAAGAAACTCAATCCGAATCGAATGACTCGAACGAATTCAACTCTCTCACTTCCTTTATTTTCACACGAATGGAAAAATTGGTTGAACTTTCGGATTCAGAAATACGCATAGACTTCGTGTTAGATTGCAAATGCCGCACCTACGTTCAGATCAAATCCCTGATTTCCGCTGCAACTTTAGCTTTCAAGGTCCAAACATCTTCCCCCCACAAGTTCCTTGTCAACCCGCCAAGTGGGCTTGTTGCGCCGCTGTCCTGCGCCACTTTCCAGATCGTACTCAAACCTCAATCCCACCTGCCTCCGACGTTCCCACGTTCCCCTGCTGATAGATTCCTCCTCAAGACCGCCGTTGCTCCTGATTTGAATATCGACTCTCCAGAGTCCACTCAGTCTGAGGTTGTGAACCGCTGGTTCAACTCGGGGCCACACCGTCCCACGTACGACGTGAAGCTCAAGGTTTACTTTGTGGGTCCTTTTCTCCTGACGCATGCGGTTGGTGCGGGAGATATTGAAGCCGTAAAGGGAATAATCAAGCGACAGAGGTCGGTCGTCTCGGAGTTTTCCAATTTGGAAGCCGATTCCTTGTACCGAGTCGCGAACCAGCTGGGTGATCACACTTTGATCGATTTGCTACTGGAGGCGGGGTTAAAAGTTGATGCGAGGAAGGGGTTGGACGACGACGTGAAGTGCGCGTCATCCAAGGGTTGGAGTGAGTTACACGTGGCGGCAGCGTTTGATCGGACAGAGGAGCTTGAAAGGCTTGCGAAGGGGAGGACGGCGGTTGATTGCAGAGACAAGGAAGGGAGAACGCCGCTACATTTGGCGGCGAGTAAAGGACAGCTGAGCAGTGCCAAGGTGTTGGTGACTGCAGGTGCTAATTTGGACTCTAGGAGCAAGGACGGCAGGACGGCTTTGTACAGAGCGGCGGAGAATGGGGACCGTCGAATGGTGGAGATGCTGTTTGAAGCGGGGGCGGACCCAACTATCGGAGATGTCGATAATTTCCGGTCGCCCATTGATATTGCACGAGATAAGGGCCATGTCAGTAATAATTTCCaactttcattatttttttaaggaaatttaTCGCCTTTAGTTTTGGGCTGTAAGCAATTGAATTAGatgagaagaaaaataaatcaGTAATGATGTTCATATTCTAGCTCACCATTATGAGACAGTCGTAAATACAAAGTTGAACTCTAATGGGCAGGGTACTAAACCAGTCTATAATATTGGGCAAtgaaacatgaatttttattttaaatttcactaaattatgatttataagTCCCAACACATCAACACATTGATGTGAGGAACAGATAGGGGCTTAggaaatttattataaaagagGGTGCGACTATTCTTTTGCTCACGGCTACTCTCATCCATTTTGAGCCATAGCTACTCATTTTTGTTAATGTATAATGGCAATTTCGAGAAGATAGTTTTGCTGTAGCTTGGCTCGAAATATTTGCAACTGATGCGTACCAGTGGAAAATAGAGAATAGGAGTGCATTGCTGTTTTAGTATGAAAAAATCCATTATCAAGGTTCAAAAAGAACCATCTAAAGTTGATGCTTGTTACTCTATACCACGCAATCCATCTTGTGGAGCCAAGAAGCAAACCACTTGAAGAGAGTAGAAGATTTTTTGCTATATTCGGATATCAGTTTTTTTGACTTATCCTCCATCGTCCATACTGTAGTTCCTTTCCTTTGGCTTCAACATTGAGTACCAAGATCGAGGATACAAACTTGAGAGATATCCACACCAATTAAGCAACATGGGTTTCTTATGGAAACCACACCAAGTGAGCATATGGGGTCCTTTAAGCGGTCTATTTCTGTGTGCCTTTTTGTTTGCATGAGATTGAATTAAATACTGGCTGCAGCGGTTATGGCCCTGTAGACCAATCTTGAACACTTTTAGCAGCAGAACATTTCCACTATTGTCTTTGTTGGTGTTGTGATATTTTTAGTTCCTTATAGTAGTTTAAACTTTAATGGTGTTTTTCTGTTTTTAGGACGGTTTACTTGACCAATGCTGTGTAGTTTTGAATGAACTTTCTTTCTATGCTGCCTATTGTCCATCCTCTGTGAAGTAACTTTTTGTTGATTTCCACTGTCATCTAATGTTTCTATTGGACGATTTCCTACCAATATGAGATGGAATTCTGGAATTCTCAAATATCAACATCTGGAAACATTGTTGACTGAGATCTCAAATCTCAATAACCATTTTACCATGAGTGAAAAATCTGATTCGCGGAACAAACTTTTTGACTCGAGTACCATTCAACATTCCGAATTTCCAATACTGGCATAGGGAACCTCAACCTGACcatatttttggattatttgcaGATAGAAGTAGCCAAAATCCTTGAACGGGGTGAAGCAGTGCTCCATGCTGCCAGACGTGGTGAACTCAAACTACTAGAATCTCTGCTAGATAAGGGAGCAACTACAAACTTCAGTGATCAATATGGCTTAACTTCCCTTCATGTTGCGTCTCTCAAAGGACACAAAGATGCAGTCATGATGCTAATTGAATTCGGGGCTGACTTAGAATGTCGAGATGCCGAAGGCCATACACCACTTCATTTAGCCGTGGAAGGAGGTAGTACAGAGACAGTCGAGGTTCTCATCAATCGAGGAGCCAACTTGAATGTCAAGAGCAAGACTGGAGCAACCCCTTTATATATTTCGAAGTTGATAGAGTACAAGGATGTTACACAGCTTTTGCTAGACAAAGGAGCTGCATCTTTTGTTGCATCAACGTCATCTTCTTCATAGTCTCGGAAGTAGCAGCCATTGCTTCTGCTTATTTTCTCCGGTATTTGTACTTGTGATCTGTGAAGCATAGGTTCGAATTGTTGAAGCTTCTGTAATTTTATAAAGACATATGTTGATGTAGTAGGtgtagaagaagaaaaaaaacatgtgtAACTGTAATGGTTtggattttattaattaaacccAAAGCACACATAAGAAAAAACGCCTCGACAGCAGGATTCAAACCCGCGCAGGCAGAGCGCCACAGATTTCGAGTCTGTCTCCTTTTACCTCTAGGGCATATAGCTGGTGGTGTGTGACTGAttgtgatataatttttttgatactaaagttaaaaataatatcatggATATATTAAAAGTTTGAGTCGCCCACCGTGGGGCTCGAACCCACGACCACAAGGTTAAGAGCCTTGCGCTCTACCAACTGAGCTAGACGGGCGGCTTGGATATGGTTTACATGATgtgttttatataaatataaaataaataaaataagttacCCAGGGCTCCGCATTGGACTTTTTGAACGTCCGTTGCACCAATTTTTTCACAACATAAAGCATTATTCCATCTTCAAAATAAATTTCTCTTAAAAAAGGCAATTGACTTGAATTCAAGCAATTAGGTGTGCAATTGTACCGAATCTATGTATAGATATCGACTTACTCGAAGacgaaaaataaaattgagtcatttgatcatttatattatattgCATAATTCTAAATATATATACCAAACTCACAATCTAATTGGGTTGAGACAAATAATACTCGAgttaaa
The genomic region above belongs to Primulina huaijiensis isolate GDHJ02 unplaced genomic scaffold, ASM1229523v2 scaffold16847, whole genome shotgun sequence and contains:
- the LOC140965954 gene encoding probable inactive receptor-like protein kinase At3g56050 encodes the protein MKEFWRSKNSLLAAVAICCLCLQNLTICLSLNDEGVALLRFKENVMSDPFGALSNWIDEVGIDSPCLWFGVGCSEGYVVALNLEDLCLRGTLAPDLGNLVHLKSIILRNNSFYGVIPEKLAKLKELEILDLGCNNFSGEVPYQLGNNFSLAILLLDNNEFLSSTYAEIYELQKLSEVQVEEELLSGPTRNSNSILWDSLGKREAPQRKLLQETPRARRRGWRFLPPPIPTMRNSSSPSPSPSPSPATLAPSSSPSLSPVTRVSPPLLPNQTESPGTSTGNSKRRRQLLILYPAIGGPVFFLLLVVCFFYCKSGKVAAVNPWATGLSGPLRRAFVTGVPKLKRSELEVACEDFSNVISSSSVRTLYKGTLSSGVEIAVASIATGSAKEWSNSLEAQFRKKIDTLSKVNHKNFVSLLGYCEEEEPFTRMIIFEYAPNGTLFEHIHIREAEHLDWEARLRIAMGVAYCLEHMHSLTPSLAHKNLTSSSIYLTEDYATKLADFVFLVEKAAAGTEPNISSNVYSFGVVLFEIITGKLPYAVGSSDSLQDWASDYLRGEQSLRETIDPTLKTCREDQLQLIDGLIRSCVDPDWRQRPVMNEVCVRLREITGIEPEGAIPKASPLWWAELEIL
- the LOC140965945 gene encoding protein VAPYRIN-LIKE-like isoform X1, which produces MQKKENGGNKTNQILSSSSIISHAATLSRPFHCFIVFFLQETQSESNDSNEFNSLTSFIFTRMEKLVELSDSEIRIDFVLDCKCRTYVQIKSLISAATLAFKVQTSSPHKFLVNPPSGLVAPLSCATFQIVLKPQSHLPPTFPRSPADRFLLKTAVAPDLNIDSPESTQSEVVNRWFNSGPHRPTYDVKLKVYFVGPFLLTHAVGAGDIEAVKGIIKRQRSVVSEFSNLEADSLYRVANQLGDHTLIDLLLEAGLKVDARKGLDDDVKCASSKGWSELHVAAAFDRTEELERLAKGRTAVDCRDKEGRTPLHLAASKGQLSSAKVLVTAGANLDSRSKDGRTALYRAAENGDRRMVEMLFEAGADPTIGDVDNFRSPIDIARDKGHIEVAKILERGEAVLHAARRGELKLLESLLDKGATTNFSDQYGLTSLHVASLKGHKDAVMMLIEFGADLECRDAEGHTPLHLAVEGGSTETVEVLINRGANLNVKSKTGATPLYISKLIEYKDVTQLLLDKGAASFVASTSSSS
- the LOC140965945 gene encoding uncharacterized protein isoform X2, whose protein sequence is MQKKENGGNKTNQILSSSSIISHAATLSRPFHCFIVFFLQETQSESNDSNEFNSLTSFIFTRMEKLVELSDSEIRIDFVLDCKCRTYVQIKSLISAATLAFKVQTSSPHKFLVNPPSGLVAPLSCATFQIVLKPQSHLPPTFPRSPADRFLLKTAVAPDLNIDSPESTQSEVVNRWFNSGPHRPTYDVKLKVYFVGPFLLTHAVGAGDIEAVKGIIKRQRSVVSEFSNLEADSLYRVANQLGDHTLIDLLLEAGLKVDARKGLDDDVKCASSKGWSELHVAAAFDRTEELERLAKGRTAVDCRDKEGRTPLHLAASKGQLSSAKVLVTAGANLDSRSKDGRTALYRAAENGDRRMVEMLFEAGADPTIGDVDNFRSPIDIARDKGHFLSFGFNIEYQDRGYKLERYPHQLSNMGFLWKPHQVSIWGPLSGLFLCAFLFA